From a region of the Arachis ipaensis cultivar K30076 chromosome B09, Araip1.1, whole genome shotgun sequence genome:
- the LOC110266908 gene encoding inositol oxygenase 4-like translates to FSSSFKKKSIGALFFFLGRKSHISQFVFFLGSQAEEKKNVHTEETSELVLAKDRTFKAPESNAFGQSFRDYDIESERQKGVEEFYRLQHINQTHDFVKKMREHYKKLDKAEMSIWECCELLNEVVDDSDPDLDEPQIQHLLQTAEAIRKDYPNEDWLHLTALIHDLGKILHLPQFGELPQWAVVDKNFSYSL, encoded by the exons ttttcttcttcttttaaaaaaaaaagtattggaGCGTTATTTTTTTTTCTGGGTAGAAAATCCCATATATCTCAATTTGTTTTTTTTCTAGGTTCCCAAGCTGAGGAAAAGAAGAATGTGCACACCGAAGAAACCAGTGAACTTGTGTTGGCAAAGGACAGAACGTTTAAGGCTCCAGAAAGCAATGCATTTGGCCAATCCTTCAG GGATTATGATATTGAAAGTGAAAGACAAAAAGGTGTGGAAGAATTCTATAGATTACAACACATTAATCAGACACATGATTTT GTAAAGAAAATGAGGGAGCACTATAAGAAATTGGACAAAGCAGAAATGAGTATATGGGAATGTTGTGAGCTGCTTAATGAAGTAGTGGATGATAGTGATCCTGATTTGGATGAACCTCAAATTCAACATTTGTTGCAAACTGCAGAAGCCATTAGAAAAGATTATCCTAACGAAGATTGGTTACATTTGACTGCTCTCATCCATG ATCTCGGAAAGATTCTTCACCTTCCTCAATTCGGTGAGCTTCCTCAATGGGCTGTTGTTGATAAGAACTTTTCTTATtctttatga
- the LOC107616834 gene encoding inositol oxygenase 4-like gives MAIQAEHPAHGSQAEEKKNVHTEETSELVSAKDRTFKALESNAFGQSFRDYDIESERQKGVEEFYRLQHINQTYDFVKKMREHYKKLDKAEMSIWKCCELLNEVVDDSDPDLDEPQIQHLLQTAETIRKDYPNEDWLHLTALIHDLGKILHLPQFGELPQWVVVGDTFPVGCVFDEKNVHHKYFKENPDSKNSAYNTKDGVYSKGCGLDNVLMSWGHDDYMYMVAKENGTTLPSPGLFIIRYHSFYPLHKEGAYTHLMSEEDFENLKWLHIFNKYDLYSKSKVLVDVEKVKPYYQSLIDKYFPAKLKW, from the exons ATGGCCATCCAAGCTGAGCACCCTGCCCATG gtTCCCAAGCTGAGGAAAAGAAGAATGTGCACACCGAAGAAACCAGTGAGCTTGTGTCGGCAAAGGACAGAACGTTTAAGGCCCTAGAAAGCAATGCATTTGGCCAATCCTTCAG GGATTATGATATTGAAAGTGAAAGACAAAAAGGTGTGGAAGAATTCTATAGATTACAACACATTAATCAGACATATGACTTT GTAAAGAAAATGAGGGAGCACTATAAGAAATTGGACAAAGCAGAAATGAGCATATGGAAATGTTGTGAGCTGCTTAATGAAGTAGTGGATGATAGTGATCCTGATTTGGATGAACCTCAAATTCAACATTTGTTGCAAACTGCAGAAACCATTAGAAAAGATTATCCTAACGAAGATTGGTTACATTTGACTGCTCTCATCCATG ATCTCGGAAAGATTCTTCACCTTCCTCAATTCGGTGAGCTTCCTCAATGGGTTGTTGTTG GAGATACCTTTCCTGTTGGTTGTGTCTTTGATGAAAAAAATGTTCACCACAAG TATTTCAAGGAAAACCCAGATAGCAAAAATTCTGCTTATAACACTAAAGATGGAGTCTATAGTAAAGGGTGTGGATTAGACAATGTACTCATGTCATGGGGACATGATGACTATATGTATATG GTAGCAAAGGAAAATGGAACTACTTTACCTTCACCTGGCTTATTCATTATTAGATATCACTCATTTTATC CTTTGCATAAGGAGGGAGCATATACTCATCTCATGAGTGAAGAAGATTTTGAGAACTTGAAGTGGCTTCACATTTTCAA TAAATATGATCTCTATAGCAAAAGCAAAGTTTTGGTGGACGTTGAAAAAGTGAAGCCATACTATCAATCACTTATTGACAAG TATTTCCCAGCAAAGCTGAAGTGGTGA